The Rosa rugosa chromosome 3, drRosRugo1.1, whole genome shotgun sequence sequence CTGCGGGGATTTTTTTTCTGTGTTGGTACCAAACAGCTCTCTCCTGCTTTTTTCAGGGAATCTTTTTTTCTCAGGCAGTGAATGAGCTGGTGTTGATGTGGTTGGCTGATGCTCTATTTGTTGTGGACCATGAATACTTGAAACCTAAGCTCAAATCTAAGTGCCTATCaacgaagaaaagaaaatcaaattcaaatacCAATATGCTTTGCCAGGACTCAAATACCAAACTTGATGCCAACCCATAATATATACTGCTGAGAATTCCAAACCTTAGCAGCAAAAACATAAACTTGATTGCAGAAAGTGAGACAAATATAGTAATAGCAAAAGCCAATATCAAAATGAAGCTAAAGACCCAACATTTACATAAAAATGTGGGAAAAAATGAAAAGGGTTATTGAGACCAATAATCCTAAACCAAATAATCCAATTCTTCTATATCTAATTCGATCTAGTAGATTAAGAAATGAATTTGGTGCAAGAAATCATTTTTGTGCTAGTAGGTATAGTAATCTAGTATCTGTGCTTACTTTAGAGTTTGTCTCAGAGCTGAAACAGGGTCATGGTGATGACTACCCCATATTTTTGTTTCCATTGTCCTCTCTTTCTATAGTCCCATCTTGAAATGTCTCTGTTAAAGTGTTTTCCTTAAGCTAGTGATGGATTTGAAATTGTAATTGTCTTTAGCAGTTTTTGCCGTTGCTAATCACTCTGTTCATATATCTTTAGATCTCGATGgtgcttaattgattttttttccttcttttttctgCACATGTATCATTTTACTCATCCATTTCCAGTTCTAATCCTCTCATACCGAACACGTGATCCAATCTTATCATAATCCAACCCAATTATGTATCATAACCCATTCCTATATCCTAGTTGCCAAACGTGGCCATATCTCGTCCAAGGTCGAACTAATGAGTTACACAGTCGGACAAGACACAGTTATGTTTGGGGGCCCATATAAATTTGGGCCCTTATCTAGGCCTTCATCAAATACAACCACCCACGACCTCTCATCGGAGCTTCTTCGTCTTCTACCGTCATCTTCTTAATCTCGATCGTCATATCAGCTACGTCACAAATGGTTATAATTGGCGCAGCAACTTGTCGTGGTTAGAAGCAAATGGCTGGGTATATTCACGAAAGCTAAAACGACATCGTCTTCTCTCCACAGTCGATCTCTCTGATCCAATTTCTTTCTTGAATCGAAAAGGTTAATGATTTGATGGAGGGTAAGAAGAAAGGCTACGCTTGGGCGGTCTCCGCCGGACTAAACGCAGCTCTGGCTGCCGTTTCGGCGAAGCTGATTACTCCTCAGGTGATTTTCTCACATCCAGTTCCTACATTTAAGACCGTTGGATTTTCGCATCTGAAAATACTCTACTTGAGATTTTGTAATGGAGGTGAATAATTGTTGCTGATCAGATTTTGAGGTATGGAATGGTGGTTTTATTCAACGTGACAATGTGGGGGTGTTATGTGAACAGCCTTAAAGCTCTTTCATCTCTACAAGCTACGGTTACTAATTTTGCTGCGAATTTCCTCTCTTCTGGTTTAGCTGGTTACTTCTTGTTCCAAGAGCCCTTGTCCTTTAAGGTATGAATGTGATATGCCCACTTCTCTAATCTCTGTTACTTGTTTAAAGCTCAaggcttttttgtttttgttttttgggtgtGATTTCTCTGCTGATTAAAATGGTTTAGTTATTAAGTTCAACAACTTTACAAGGCATTGATTGTGTGAATGTGCTTGAAGAATGAATATTAACAGAAAATGATGGGAAAGGTGTGACCTTGATTAGTAAAGGCTTTGTTGATAAGTTGATTGGTGATGGTGGTTTCAGTAAAAGAACAACTTTTGTATGCTTCATGAGCTTTATTCTTCATACAACTCTTTCTACGAAATGTGCGAACAGTGAGAGCTAACAAAAGAGCGTTATGCTGTATCGATGATGAGTTAGTTGGCCTAAGTATTTAGGCCTGAGATTTGATGGAAAGGTTTGGCATTGCTTAGTTTAGAACTTATAATATGCTCATTCTGATACTGGTTTCAGTAAAAGGAGATTCAACTGTTATGTAATAGTGAAATGATCAAAACCATAAAGTCCtagtcttttcttttttgattaaaATGGCCAAATTTGCTGACTCTGTCATGTTACTTATACAAGGTCATAAGGCCTTCAATTTGAGCAATTGTATGCTGAGTGGACATTAACAAAGGAGTGACCTTGTTGGCATCTAGATGGTAGTGTTTGGGCCACCAAAATTGTGAGAAAAATTTGACTTTGTTTCAGTAAGAATATACTGAACCAATTTTTCCTTTGCAGATGATGAACTTGTATACTCTGTGGGTTTTATTGTTGCAATTTGAAATGCTTACGACTGTAAAAGGTTATGCTACTATAGCTTGTGTGTGGTCACTGTTATCTTCAAAATTACACAAAATGGTGATAAACAGTACATTTGACCAAAATTATTTGGTTTCTGGTGGAGTCAGACACCACACTTGGCAGAACTATATACTAAATGCTTGCACATTATTGGAATAATAGAGTATCACATGCAATAGACACAAAATCTGACTGctaatttgtaattttgtttctgCCTTTCCTGGTTCATTGTAATAAACTGTCGACATGTGTCGGTAGGCTTTCATGCTAGTTTCATTTGCATATCTGATGAGAAGCGTTGTTTGACAGTGGTTTGTAGGTGCCATGCTCATTGTATTTGGTTCACTTGTACTTAGTAAGTCAAGTATTGAGAAGAAGACACGGACGGATTAGCAGCTATGAATTCCACTTCGCTCATCTGAGATACAGATAGATAATAGTAGATTTTCATTTCTGTCCGGCTACAGATGAAAGCAGGAGGATGTAGATGTAGTTAAAACAGTACAAAGACTGgattttgtttttatgtaaGTTTATGCTTAATGTCATTCTCCTTTGAGGATATTTCTATATGAAAAGATCTTCTCTGATAGTACTATTGTCAAAGTCGTGTATTTGTAGCAGCTCTGCTGTCAAATGGTGTATTTCTATATGAAACGTATAAAACAGTTTTGGTTTAGCAGCTCATAACCAGTTTTCATTAAAATTCTCTCAACTCAGGACTACGCTGAAGATAGTGTCATTTTCTTCTTGACTAAAAAGAAGCCAAATCTGTGAGTTTCATCAGAAAATAGCC is a genomic window containing:
- the LOC133739441 gene encoding uncharacterized protein LOC133739441 codes for the protein MEGKKKGYAWAVSAGLNAALAAVSAKLITPQILRYGMVVLFNVTMWGCYVNSLKALSSLQATVTNFAANFLSSGLAGYFLFQEPLSFKWFVGAMLIVFGSLVLSKSSIEKKTRTD